The genome window AGTTGATTTGATTCTACTCCATACGCTATAGGGTCCAAGATATCACACCTTGCTGCAACCAGGTACAAGGTCCTGAAGAAACTTCATCCTTTCACTGATCTTTTCTCTTCTTACCTGAGGTATTAGCCAATGAACTCTAAACTAAACAAGAAGGACGATCTAAATATTGCTAATTTTCAAAGAGTATTCCATACAAAATTTACCCTTTCTGCAAGACTATGGCTGTTTGTTGCCTGGCCCCTTCGGGCTCTCACATGGATGTATTCTTCTTTTGGTGGATGAGAAGCTGGAGACCCTTGCTTCCCTGTAGTCTTATTGATCATCATAGATTGCTTCTGTTGATTTTCAGGACTATCCTTTGCAGTCTTAGTAGATGTTTGGCCTCCCTTAGCTCGATCAATCTCGGCATCCTGCCCATAAACTTGGCAATCAAGACTTTGactataaacaaaaatttacaatGGATCAAGGAAACAATTTGATAACATTTTTACCTGtatactcttttttcttttcttcgagCTAAGGCCCTTAGCTGAAGGTTCACCACCTGTACCATCCAACGCAGATGGTTCATCTTGGCCCCCATCACGACTGCTAATCTCAGCCTCATCGGATTCATTACCAGAACCACCAGTTCCTTGTTTTGCTTCTTCGTTAGGCTGCATAAGACTTTCACTTTTCCTTTCATTCTCAAGCGGGCTTGCTTTAGCCCTATTTTCAACTCGCAAACCAGCATCCCTAGTAGCTTCAGTGGCATCCAACTTACTTTTCTGAGATTCCATAACAGATACGGATTTCATCCCATTGACTGCAAAAATATCATCAGGTCCTTGCATCAACCCCACACCCCTAGCATACAGACCCATAGGCTCAGGAACACCAAAAGGGTTCACCATATCACTAAAATTCCCCCCATTAAAGCTAGAGAACCTGGCAGCACGCTCAATGAAAGCTGAATCAGCTGGCAACTGAGATAGACTCTGTGCTAGAATCCCAGTTGTATTTGGTAAAAAAATTCCGCCTTTCAACATCGCACTTGCGGCATTCCAACCCATATCAAATGGTCTATCAATACTACTTCTCAAAGAGTTAGGAAGACCTTTTCCAACTTCCATTGCATTTGAAGAGTTTGCACCGTTTTGTACACTAAAGTCACAAAATCCCATGTTTTGTGAATTAGAAGGGTGCTCCCAAAGACTAGAACCAAATGAGTCTACCAATGAAGCGGAGGCACAAGAAGAACCAATAGCCAGTGGATTAGTAGTAGGAACTAAACTCATACCAGCACTGGTGAGATTGGCACCACCAAACTGCCAATCTGATGACAAAACAGGTGCCTGGTAGTTTATGTTGTTATGCTCATCCCTCTTTCCAAGCTCATATTTATCCTTCTCACCTATATCCATCTCTCTTTCAACAAGAGTAGCAGAGGAAAACTCAGCCTATGCCTTTCTCCACAAGTATGTTTTAACACCTAGCCAACAACAGTTCCCAGTTAGGCTGATAAAAAGAAACTAAGCCTTAAGAATTGACCATTGCCTAAATAGACCATAAAAGAGACAGGTAGAAAACAAATCACATGGGAAAGTG of Gossypium raimondii isolate GPD5lz chromosome 3, ASM2569854v1, whole genome shotgun sequence contains these proteins:
- the LOC105794272 gene encoding transcription factor bHLH49 isoform X1 — translated: MDIGEKDKYELGKRDEHNNINYQAPVLSSDWQFGGANLTSAGMSLVPTTNPLAIGSSCASASLVDSFGSSLWEHPSNSQNMGFCDFSVQNGANSSNAMEVGKGLPNSLRSSIDRPFDMGWNAASAMLKGGIFLPNTTGILAQSLSQLPADSAFIERAARFSSFNGGNFSDMVNPFGVPEPMGLYARGVGLMQGPDDIFAVNGMKSVSVMESQKSKLDATEATRDAGLRVENRAKASPLENERKSESLMQPNEEAKQGTGGSGNESDEAEISSRDGGQDEPSALDGTGGEPSAKGLSSKKRKKSIQDAEIDRAKGGQTSTKTAKDSPENQQKQSMMINKTTGKQGSPASHPPKEEYIHVRARRGQATNSHSLAERVRREKISERMKFLQDLVPGCSKVTGKAVMLDEIINYVQSLQRQVEFLSMKLATVNPRLDFSIEALLAKDIIQSRAGPSSTLGFSPDLSMGYPPLHPSQPGLVQAPLPVIGNSSDVIHKALSSQLTSMTGGLKEPNQVFLHFFTRMHGRMSSTMLFK
- the LOC105794272 gene encoding transcription factor bHLH49 isoform X2, coding for MDIGEKDKYELGKRDEHNNINYQAPVLSSDWQFGGANLTSAGMSLVPTTNPLAIGSSCASASLVDSFGSSLWEHPSNSQNMGFCDFSVQNGANSSNAMEVGKGLPNSLRSSIDRPFDMGWNAASAMLKGGIFLPNTTGILAQSLSQLPADSAFIERAARFSSFNGGNFSDMVNPFGVPEPMGLYARGVGLMQGPDDIFAVNGMKSVSVMESQKSKLDATEATRDAGLRVENRAKASPLENERKSESLMQPNEEAKQGTGGSGNESDEAEISSRDGGQDEPSALDGTGGEPSAKGLSSKKRKKSIQDAEIDRAKGGQTSTKTAKDSPENQQKQSMMINKTTGKQGSPASHPPKEEYIHVRARRGQATNSHSLAERVRREKISERMKFLQDLVPGCSKVTGKAVMLDEIINYVQSLQRQVEFLSMKLATVNPRLDFSIEALLAKDIIQSRAGPSSTLGFSPDLSMGYPPLHPSQPGLVQAPLPVIGNSSDVIHKALSSQLTSMTGGLKEPNQHSNAWEDELHNVVQMN